A DNA window from Halomonas zincidurans B6 contains the following coding sequences:
- a CDS encoding DUF2934 domain-containing protein, protein MADDELRIRQLAYRIWESEGRPEGQEQRHWEMARKIVAAERESGRDAHPDIEIDSDDKDM, encoded by the coding sequence ATGGCTGACGACGAACTGCGCATACGCCAACTGGCCTATCGCATCTGGGAATCGGAGGGACGCCCCGAAGGGCAGGAGCAGCGTCACTGGGAAATGGCCCGCAAGATCGTCGCCGCCGAGCGCGAGTCGGGGCGCGATGCGCATCCCGACATCGAGATCGACTCCGATGACAAGGACATGTGA